The Faecalibaculum rodentium genome segment ATCCTCATGATGTTTGCGGCACCGGCCATCAACCCGGCTGCCAGCTTCTCCAACATTGACTGGAGCTGGGAAAACATCATCCCGCAGTTCAACGTACAGTACTTTACATCGCTGTCGATCCTTGTGTTCGCTGTCGGCGGATGCGAGAAGATCTCTCCGTATGTAAACAAGGTTGAAAACCCGGCCAAGAACTTCCCGAAGGGCATGATCGCGCTGGCCATCATGGTCATGGTCTGCGCCATTCTGGGTACCATCGCCATGGCTCTGGTGTTCTCTCCGGTGACCATGACAGTGGCAGCGGATGGAACCATCGCCGGTGCAGAAGTGACTGCCGGCAGCTCTTTCCAGGTATTTGCCCTTGGCCAGAATGCACAGACGATCAAGGATGCAGTGGCTGCAGCCGGTTCCGCCGGTGTGGATCCTGCCGTGATCGATGGATGGGTAACTGCACAGACCGGTCAGGATTTTGCGATGGCCATGACCAGCACAGGCTTCATTGCCAACGGTCAGTACGAAGCCATGCGTGAGCTTGGCGGCCTGTACCACGTCGGCAACCTGTTTGTCATTCTGTACGGTGCCTGCAACGCCATCGGCCAGTTCTCCACTCTGACGCTGTCCATCGACGCGCCCCTGCGGATGCTGCTGGATGACGAAAACGCACGTCAGTATGTTCCGAAAGCACTGCTCAAGCAGAACCGGTTTGGTGCCTACACCAATGGTATCCTGCTGATCGTTGTTCTCTCCGGTGCCATCATTGCCATCCAGCTGATGGGATCCGGCGCAAGCGACGTCATCGCATGGCTGACCCGTCTGAACTCCGTCTGCATGCCGATGCGTTATCTGTGGGTATTCTTCGCCTACATCATGCTGCGTAGACAGAGTGCAAAATTCCCGCGGGAATATGAATTCGTCAAGAACAACGGCGTGGCCCTGTTCTTCGGCTTCTGGTGCTTCTTCGTTACGGCAGCCTGCTGTCTGATGGGAACCATTGACCTGAGCGATATGGGCCGGACAGTTCTGAACATCGCCGCTCCGATCGTGTACCTGCTCCTGGGTATGATCATGCCCATGATCCGCAAGCGCGAAGACGAAAAAGGCGCGTAAAGGCACGTATAAGAATTGCTCATTATAAAGGGAGACTCCGGTCTCCTTTTTTTCATAAGGGAGGGATCCTGTTTCAGAGACCGCTTCTTTGCCCCGTGCCGTGGGGTGCCCGACGGACCTCGGGGGACAAAGGACGCGGGAAATGCTAAACTTTCTAATGGAGGAACTTACACTATGAATTATTTGGATACAGCGAAAGAGCTGACAGAATTTATCCGGAAATCACCCAGTATGTTCCACACCATTCACACGGTGCGGGAATACCTGGATGCAGAAGGATTCACATATCTGCCGGAAGGGCAGGCCTGGCAGGTGCAGCCTCATGGCCGGTATTACACCACGCGAAACGGCAGCAGCCTGATCGCCTTCAAGACAGGCAGCGACATCACGGATTTCCATTTCCAGATGACAGCGGCACACTCCGATTCTCCGTGCTACAAGGTAAAGACAGTGGCGGAGCTGGAGGGACCCAATGAATACCTGAAGCTGGATGTGGAGGCCTATGGCGGCATGATCGACTCCACCTGGCTGGACCGTCCGCTGACTGTCGGCGGCCGTGTGTTTGTCCGGGAAGGAAACGGCATGAAAAGTCATCTGCTGTACATCGACCGGGACATCCTGCTGATCCCCAACGTGGCGATCCATTTCAACCGTCAGGTCAATGACGGGTACAAATTCAACCGCCAGGTGGACCTGCTGCCGCTGTTTTCCGCCGGGGCACTGAAAAAAGGCGCCTTTGATGAAATGGTGGCGAGTGAACTCGGTGTGGCAAAGGAAGACATCCTGGCCAAGGACCTGTTCCTGGTAAACCGGGAAACCGGCAGGGTATGGGGCTATGAAGACGAGTTCGTATCCAGCCCGAAGCTGGATGACCTGGAGTGCTCGTTTGCGAGCCTGAAGGCCTTCATTGCGGCGGACAACCCGAAGAGCGTGAATGTCTACTGCTGTCTGGACAACGAGGAAGTGGGATCCAACACGAAACAGGGTGCAATGAGCACATTCCTGAAGGACACACTGACAAGAATCGCCTCCTGTCTGGGATATTCGGAGGAGGAATACCTGCAGGCTGTGGCTAAGTCCTTCATGGTTTCCTGCGACAACGCCCATGCGGTTCATCCCAACCACCCGGAGAAAACCGATGCGGTCAACTGCTGCTGGCTCAATGGCGGCATTGTCATCAAGGAAAGCGCAAACCAGAAATACACAACGGATGCCTATTCCCGGGCGCTGTTCACAGCCATCATGAACACGGCAGGAGTGCCGGTGCAGACATTCGCCAACCGCTCCGATGTCCTGGGCGGCAGCACGCTGGGAAACCTCTCCAACATCCAGGTTTCCGTGAATGCGGTGGATATCGGCCTGGCACAGCTTGCGATGCACTCGAGTTTTGAAACCGCCGGTTCAAAGGACCCCGAGTACATGATCAGGGGACTGACGGCATATTTTGAAACCGACGTCCGGATCCAGGAAAGCGAAGGAGCACTGTTCGAATAATGGCAGCGATGCCCTATCCCTGGCTGTCGGCCACAGACAAGAGCCTGCTGGACAGTGAAGAGGTCCTGGCTGCCATTGACCGAAAGAACTGGTCCAGAGGCAAAAAGGACCTGTATGCACAGTATTACCTCGAGCAGCGTGCAAAGTACGTGGAAGAAGAGCGGATGAAGGACTTCCGGCTGAATGCTGCGGATCTGAAATCCTGGCGGCGTCAGTCGGCCTTCAGGCGGTTTGCATCGGAGTACGAACGACAGCAGCTGGAGAAATTCCGGATCAGCGGGATGATCACCACCATCTGCATGACCCTGGTCCTGTTCTTTGCCAAGGCGATGTGGGAGGGGGAGTATTTCATCAACTTCTCCGTGGATGCGATTGTCGGCACCATTGCCCTTGTCGTGGCAGCGAGCCAGTACCGGATCAAGTACAGCGTTATCACGAAGTTCACACGCAGCCGGGATTATATCCTCATGGATGTTTTGAGTGTTCTTCTTTGTCTGCTTCTGAAGGTGTGGCTGCCTGCCAGTCTGGATTTCTCTCTGTTTGTCCTGCTCATGAATTATTTCCTGCAGAAGAAGCGCTTCGAGGAATCCGAGGCGGCTTTCCTGAAAGAAAACTGACAGCCTGAACACCTGCTGACGGGAAGGATCCTGACGGCAGGTGTTTTGTTGCTGCCGGGCAGCTTGAATGTACACGCTGCACGGCAGACCGGATATCCGCAGCAGTCCGGGACCTGCTGGCAGGCAGCGGCAGGCAGGAGAGACCGGGGTGACTGTTGCGCAATGTGGCCAGCCGGTATATGATTCAGGTGCACTCAAATCTTCAGGGCAGGGTGAAAGTCCCTACTGGCGGTATACTCCGCGAACCTTCGGGCCGAGCCGGTGAAACTCCGGCAGCAACAGTGACAGTCTGGATGAAAGAAGAGCTTTTTTTGCGCGCGTCCGCAGTGAAGCACCTCGAAGATTTACGGGGTGCTGTCGAACAGGAGGTACGCATGAAAAATCTATCGACAAAAAAAATCGCGCTGGCGGGCATGATCATTGCTCTCTGCATGGCAGTGACGCTGCTGATCCGGCTCCCGCTGGTGCCGGCAGTCCCGTTTCTGAAGTTTGACGGCAAGGATACCATCCTGGCC includes the following:
- a CDS encoding APC family permease translates to MSNNTEAKNVNTKRMTWYTLAFMAFSTVWGFGNVVNGFGYFNGTQVIFSWILMFVLYFVPYALMVGELGSAFKNLGGGVTSWVLETTNPKLAYYAGYTYWVVHIPYIASKGSGGLKALAWMCLKNSWYDALPTWQVQLATAVVFLLFCWIATRGLSVLKPLASLAGTTMFAMSLLYILMMFAAPAINPAASFSNIDWSWENIIPQFNVQYFTSLSILVFAVGGCEKISPYVNKVENPAKNFPKGMIALAIMVMVCAILGTIAMALVFSPVTMTVAADGTIAGAEVTAGSSFQVFALGQNAQTIKDAVAAAGSAGVDPAVIDGWVTAQTGQDFAMAMTSTGFIANGQYEAMRELGGLYHVGNLFVILYGACNAIGQFSTLTLSIDAPLRMLLDDENARQYVPKALLKQNRFGAYTNGILLIVVLSGAIIAIQLMGSGASDVIAWLTRLNSVCMPMRYLWVFFAYIMLRRQSAKFPREYEFVKNNGVALFFGFWCFFVTAACCLMGTIDLSDMGRTVLNIAAPIVYLLLGMIMPMIRKREDEKGA
- a CDS encoding M18 family aminopeptidase — translated: MNYLDTAKELTEFIRKSPSMFHTIHTVREYLDAEGFTYLPEGQAWQVQPHGRYYTTRNGSSLIAFKTGSDITDFHFQMTAAHSDSPCYKVKTVAELEGPNEYLKLDVEAYGGMIDSTWLDRPLTVGGRVFVREGNGMKSHLLYIDRDILLIPNVAIHFNRQVNDGYKFNRQVDLLPLFSAGALKKGAFDEMVASELGVAKEDILAKDLFLVNRETGRVWGYEDEFVSSPKLDDLECSFASLKAFIAADNPKSVNVYCCLDNEEVGSNTKQGAMSTFLKDTLTRIASCLGYSEEEYLQAVAKSFMVSCDNAHAVHPNHPEKTDAVNCCWLNGGIVIKESANQKYTTDAYSRALFTAIMNTAGVPVQTFANRSDVLGGSTLGNLSNIQVSVNAVDIGLAQLAMHSSFETAGSKDPEYMIRGLTAYFETDVRIQESEGALFE